gattcacgattctacgaccccCGACCGATTCTAgatagaatcgcgattctgacaaccttgtaGTAGATTTATCCTACCCTATCTACACTAGAAGAAACAAAAAGATTAGGCTAGATTCATGTTGCATTCCTCCTTTTCTTTATCCAAaagaattacaaaaaaaaaaaagaaaaagataaggTTAGATCTTCCCCTCCGACCTTCATTTTATATGTATTGTATGGTCTCATATCTAATTTAGAATTGAACTAGTTGTCTAATTGACATTATTGTATTTACGATTTTTGTAATAAcaaacaaattgaaataaataatctgctaaaaatatttaatttatatattgtggaaattcggaaaaaaataattatgaaaatgtgaaaaaatttaGGTATATAGTAATGTGAAGGGGATGCGAAATGTGAATTGTTTAGGAGTTGAGAGTTACGAACGAAAGCTCATCATGGATCGAGTGTAGAGTTATTATGAGCTCCCGTGGGAGGAGTTTAAattctataatatatagataaattcTTCGAATACGCGAAAAGATAATCAACCACAAACCGAGGTGTAGACAATATAACTCCCACGATATGACTGCtcagtttttatatattgatgATTGATTCTCATTAGCGTGCCCTTTGTGCTTCCTTAATTCCTCTTTCTTATCCTTTACGAGATCGATGGATCtttctaataaataataaacggaaaaaaaaaagatcgtgTAGATAGATGCGAGAGGATGAAATCTTTTACTCTAAGTGGGCCTGTGACGGGCCGACCAGAATTGTCGGCTCATTGGATATTGGCCCAACGTAATCAACCGACGAAAACCTAAAACCTCCGTCATCATCTTCCACCCATCGGCTGCCGCAATCCCCCAACACGCAGAGCTGCAACGAGTCACAGAGCCATGGCGCAATACGACCTGACGCCGCGCATCGCTCCGAACCTGGACAGACACCTGGTGTTTCCGCTGCTGGAGTTCCTGCAGGAGAGGCAGCTTTACCCCGATGAGGAGATCCTCAAGGCGAAGATCGAGCTACTCAGCAAAACCAACATGGTTGACTACGCCATGGACATCCACAAGAGCCTCTACCACACCGAAGAAGTCCCCCAAGGTTCCCCCCAATTCCGATCTGGTCCACTTGCAATGCTCAGAATCCATGGCCACTTGTATATTTGTTCGTATGTTGGGCTTTGTATAAGCTGGGATTTTTACGTGTGTTCAGATATGGTGGAGAGGAGAGCCGAGGTCGTGGCCCGGCTCAAGGCACTGGAGGAGGCGGCAGCTCCTCTTGTGGCCTTCTTGCAGAACCCAAATGCCGTTCAGGAGCTGCGAGCTGATAAGCACTACAATCTCCAGATGCTCAATGACCGCTATCAGGTCGCTTTTCGAATCCGGTTCTATGATTTGCGAGCTATTTGCATTAGTCGTATATCATGTAATTACTGTATTAGACAATCTAATAGCACATACGGGATATAATCTGAGATTTTATGACAAGAAgaacttgaaattttttttctttaatatcaTCGCGAGGCCTCCTGAATATGTCCTATCCCGTGAGCTTTTATCTACCTCTGTGGAAAGAAGATGGTGTCTTTTAATTTTCGATGCGTCGAATCGGGCCTAAATCCAGAATTTTTCGATTAGCAGATTGGTCCGCAGCAGATTGAGGCGTTGTATCAGTACGCCAAATTCCAGTTCGAGTGCGGTAACTACTCGGGTGCTGCTGACTATCTCTACCAGTACAGGGCCTTGTGCACAAACAGTGAACGGAGTTTGAGTGCACTCTGGGGGAAATTTGCTGCTGAGATTTTGATGCCGAACTGGGATACTGCTCTTGAGGAACTTAATCGGTTGAAGGAAATTATTGATTCGAAGGTTCATAACGTGACCATTCGCCCCTGTTTTAGTCAATTTGGATTTCATAGCTTGAGCTACCGGTTTTGATTGTTTTGCCTTGATTTTACAGCAGAGTTTTGCGTCACCCATGAACCAAGTCCAGAGCCGGATATGGTTAATGCACTGGAGTCTCTACATATTCTTTAACAATGACAATGGGAGGACACAGATCATTGACCTATTTAATCAGGATAAGTATGTCTCCATTGCTCTATTTGTATCGTTTAGTTTATTTAACGCCCTGGAGATCTTAACTCACTGTGCTAGTTCATGGAAATCGTATGTTGATTGTTTGACTTGAATTTGACTGTAAATTCCTATAGGTACATAAATGCGATCCAGACAAGTGCTCCACATCTCCTCCGTTACCTTGCCACTGCATTCATTGTTAACAAGAGGAGGAGGACTCAATTCAAAGATTTTATAAAGGTCATACAGCAGGAGCAGCATTCTTACAAAGATCCCATTACAGAGTTTCTTGCCTGCGTCTATGTCAACTATGACTTTGATGGAgcacaaaagaaaatgaggGAGTGTGAGGAAGTAAGTTCTCTATGATTTTGATATCTTTTCTTTTGCCCCCCTTGTAAttgcttttaatttcttcacTCCTAGGCATCGTTGTTTGGTTGTTAAGACCATTGAAAACCTAATTGCCTCTTAATGCAGGTGATTTTGAATGATCCTTTCCTCGGAAAACGAGTTGAGGATGGCAACTTCTCGACTGTTCCATTGAGAGATGAGTTTCTTGAAAATGCCCGTCTCTTTATTTTTGAGACTTACTGCAGAATTCACCGCCGCATTGACATGGGGTACGTATCTGTTGGACTTGAAGTGTTTATTTGTGGTTTTTGTTATGCTAAGATTTACTTTATTGCACAATTGCTCGAGTGTGAGAGAGGAATACTATAATTGTAATATGTAAAAATATCATTTCGGTCTCCTCCATAAAGTAGTCACTGgtgtacttttcaattggagGTCTATGtggtaaataatttttgtcAGTTGTCTTCTCTTTGTTGTTTGATGATCAAACACCAATCGTTCCCTGGGATGGGGGGTACATatacattttatatatttatgtgaaCGCCAAGGATCTTAATGAGATTTTAGTTTGTAGACTCTTCACAtcattagaatttttttaagtagGATATCGTTCGCCGGGATGAATAGATGCTGCGATCTTTACTGTGATGTATCTGATTCTCGTTCATATTTTTCTGCAGAGTACTTGCTGAAAAATTGAATCTGAACTATGAGGAGGCTGAGAGATGGATTGTGAATCTCATCCGAGGCTCAAAACTGGATGCCAAGATAGATTCAAAGTCAGGAACCGTTCTCATGGAACCGAATCACCTCAACGTGTAAGATATCTTTGCCTACATTATCTGACAGGGTACTTTCGACATATTTGTTCCGTAATAACCTGCTCTTGcccctttttttaatttccaaaaCACACAATTGGTTTCTCATTGATCTTGTCTCCTCTCCTACCTGACAGGTATGAACAGTTGATAGACCACACCAAGGCTCTCTCCGGACGTACCTACAAACTAGTCGGTCAAGTATTGGAGCATGGACAGACGCAAGCCACCCGATAATTTTGGTCTTGAGTGGGTGGAGTGACTGTTGTTAGATTTAAGTTGCTCTGTATTATTTTGGTCAGATGATTAATTTCTCATCAGAGGATAGATAAATTTTGGCCAAGTTTACCTTGAATCCTATGGCTTTGGTAGGATAAGAATATCAAATGTTACACTGTTTAAG
The sequence above is drawn from the Punica granatum isolate Tunisia-2019 chromosome 5, ASM765513v2, whole genome shotgun sequence genome and encodes:
- the LOC116207768 gene encoding eukaryotic translation initiation factor 3 subunit E isoform X2, with protein sequence MAQYDLTPRIAPNLDRHLVFPLLEFLQERQLYPDEEILKAKIELLSKTNMVDYAMDIHKSLYHTEEVPQDMVERRAEVVARLKALEEAAAPLVAFLQNPNAVQELRADKHYNLQMLNDRYQIGPQQIEALYQYAKFQFECGNYSGAADYLYQYRALCTNSERSLSALWGKFAAEILMPNWDTALEELNRLKEIIDSKSFASPMNQVQSRIWLMHWSLYIFFNNDNGRTQIIDLFNQDKYINAIQTSAPHLLRYLATAFIVNKRRRTQFKDFIKVIQQEQHSYKDPITEFLACVYVNYDFDGAQKKMRECEEVILNDPFLGKRVEDGNFSTVPLRDEFLENARLFIFETYCRIHRRIDMGVLAEKLNLNYEEAERWIVNLIRGSKLDAKIDSKSGTVLMEPNHLNVYEQLIDHTKALSGRTYKLVGQVLEHGQTQATR
- the LOC116207768 gene encoding eukaryotic translation initiation factor 3 subunit E isoform X1 — its product is MAQYDLTPRIAPNLDRHLVFPLLEFLQERQLYPDEEILKAKIELLSKTNMVDYAMDIHKSLYHTEEVPQDMVERRAEVVARLKALEEAAAPLVAFLQNPNAVQELRADKHYNLQMLNDRYQIGPQQIEALYQYAKFQFECGNYSGAADYLYQYRALCTNSERSLSALWGKFAAEILMPNWDTALEELNRLKEIIDSKQSFASPMNQVQSRIWLMHWSLYIFFNNDNGRTQIIDLFNQDKYINAIQTSAPHLLRYLATAFIVNKRRRTQFKDFIKVIQQEQHSYKDPITEFLACVYVNYDFDGAQKKMRECEEVILNDPFLGKRVEDGNFSTVPLRDEFLENARLFIFETYCRIHRRIDMGVLAEKLNLNYEEAERWIVNLIRGSKLDAKIDSKSGTVLMEPNHLNVYEQLIDHTKALSGRTYKLVGQVLEHGQTQATR